agcaatcggctatatgtccaatgtagatgatgatatacaggcaatcggctgatgtaataaaataacaatataatcgagtagaaaccaatcggctagaaacaatatataataagcactgatccgaatggttaaagcacacatcggttggaggtccgatgtcatgaaatccacgagattagattaaacagtgaaacctttgttgtcatcggctaaatccaacttatatgtatatgcaatccttgtgagccgatgcaacgtccaaataactcatcggctgaaaccccgatgaaacccttattggcaatcaagaagcaggctagagattatggttgtaagcatgacttagtagatcaaacttaactgatgcagcactaagtatgaaaagaaacataatatctagacaatcaagccgttgactgagttttcagggtggtagatgtctaagctaatctaatctagcaacgcgatttagccgataccggcagaaaccctaaaacaagaagcagccgatagagctaaattgatatgctaagactagattaacaaagacatgataaataggtagacaaatatatcatccaaaccagagtaatctaagaggtcgaatgtactgatgcagctttgaacgacgccgacgtagacgatacaacTGCCTAggccggcggaacattggacttaccccttagccggagatcaaacaccgatgcagccccgcgtcaggtgccaagtcccgccggacgataaaataaagtagaaaaggtaaaaggtggcgatgcgccgaattgtattgatcgttaagatagattacatagaccccgagtgtacatatttatacctatgggttgatacaagtccttgtcggacaagaaagaaactttcctaaagataaaaggaaaagataaagtccttataggacactaaacacacttttctaaagataaaaggaaactaacaaactattcctaattaatagataacttgctatgccgcattctctttgaactcggtctcttctagataagcttcctttagtagatcaatttccttaaccgaatatagcaagaatccgacaactgacgacttgacaactctcatcagctaatctcaggacttcgaagccgatgctgactctaagccgatgactactccgggcttaccaaatttcaatGTTAACACAGTATAATcagtcttttttttaatttattctcTTGTGTGTGCTTCCATATATATGATGTAggtgttgtttcttttttctgcaCCAAACAGTCATATTCTATTCTTTTCTCTTGAAACATATAGCTTGGCTCATAGCCTGCCATCTGTTGGAACTATGTTACACTGGTGTTAATTTTCTGATCTAGAGTCATCTTGATGAAACACAAGacataagggtgtgtttggataatgggaaatagagggtgggattgggattgggaaatgaatgaagggttaggattaaatagaagagagagaatgaacggttaggatttaaagatatCTTTTGATGGGTGGTAAATCATTTCCCTTTCCCATTAGCCAAACATTACCTAAAAGTTGAttacttgttttttttacatGCTAATATATAAAAGAAGAATGTGCATTGCACGTGCATGATTACTAGTTTAAGTAGTAAAGGTGAAGTTGTTTTGTTGAGATTCATGTACCATTAAAGATTCGTTACGTTAACACATTAATTTTTCGTCAGTGTCCTAAAAAAATCCCTCATCCACAACATCCGAGATGAGAGtacaagataaaaagaaaatcatccAGAGTCCGCAGCAACAACCAAATGCACAAGCGATTCAGCGAAAATTCATTGCAAACATAGATACAAAATCCAATAGGACAATCAagcaaaagaggaaaaaaaataaaaacatcaccggaagccgccgccaccttcgtaGCCGTCGGATTCGATGCAggaagcagccgccgccgccgccacgcacgTAGCCATCGTCGCTGTCGGATCCACCGCGGGAAGTCGTCagcaccgtcgtcaccgtcggATCCACCGCGGGAAGCCGTCTCTACCGCCTCGGGCCACGGGAAGCGACCGGCGCCGTTGGTGCTGCCGGATCTACCCGCAGGAAGCCGCCATACTAAGAGGCGCCAccaagaggggaggagagggggagagggagtagCAGAGAGGGGGCGGCAGAGGAGGAGCGGCACCACTGGtcgggagaggggaagggagggggagaggcacCACCAGGAGGGGTGGGGaggggtgcggcggaggaggagcgacgCCGCTGGTCGGgacaggggaggggaggaggagaggcgccaCCGGTCGGGGAGGGGCCGAGCGGAAGGTGGAGCTCACGGTCGGGTGAAGGTGTGATTAGGGTTAGAGTGTTGATGGATTTAGAATCAATCTGAGCTGTCCATCAAAACGAATGGCTCATATCGATCCCGCATCGGGCCGGCCTCCATATCGGGCCACAGCACCACACGCGCTTCATGTGCTGGACGCGTAATAGCAGGCTGATAGGGTCTAATGGgccttttttttacaacttattttatttctataagGAATTTTTTTAATGGCTCATATCATAAAAAACTAAATCCTAATCatctaataattttatatttgttataattttaGTTTACCCGTTGCACACAGGTATTTACTTATTAAAATTGTttacataataaaaaaattcttgACATGTCCCCTctgctcttttttttctatgtcCTTATCTGCTcttttttcaattattatttccCTCATTGTCTAATCTTCTTTCATTTTTATGTCTACTTATTAATATTTGACCTCAAATACAATTTGTAAATCAAAAACAATACTTACTCTCACAAAATTAATAAGATTTATTAAACTCCACACATTTTCCTCAGATAACAATACACAGGTATATTCCCACAATGCAAAGTGGGTATAGTTTAACTGGATAGGTTTCTTATGGTGGAACCAGTCAACCTGGATTCAAATATTTGATTTGACATGGGTGCTCGAGGCATTCGTGGTAACGTCGTCAATCTCAATGTTCACATTGTGAGCGCGTTTATactatgtgtttctaaaaaaatttatattctCGCAATTCAAAATACATTGAGTATGAAAATTCCACTCGTATATTATTACACTTACCTacataaaaaatacatattttcaTTCATGATACAAATTTCCATCCGTCGCCTTTTGGGCAAAGACAATCGCATTGTTCGTCCATCCATTTTCTCTCGTGCTACGAATCATCCAAACTAACACATCATATATATTCCGCAAATATATAGCAGATTATTTATCGGACATAtctaaaccaaacaacacttcTTGTCACTGTACACACTCCGTAATCACcaggtgcaacgcacgggcacttttgctagtgtgtgtgtgtgtgtgtgtgtgtgtgtatatatatatatatatatatatatatatatatatatatatatatatatatatatatatatatatatatattcttgtaaataggttcaacatgctcaaagattagtgatagattaatatgattttttaaagcaactttcctatagaaactttttgcaaaaaacgcacagtttaatagtttgggaagcgtccGTACGGAAAACGAAACAACATCTCCCTTTCTCCAGCTGCCGGTAGTTGATATACGGCATGTGAAGACATGAGCGCCTCATTGTCATGACATTGATGAAACTATTTGTGAAAGAAAgttaaaaaactaaacaaatattttagaatttGGCGGCTGGATGTTTTGGGTGGTGTCCGATAAAGGCTAGTGTCGTCCCTggtaaggaccgagccatgaagttaagcatggaACGATCCTAGTACGACcgtacttctcgtatgggtataaaTCTAGCAGAGTAAATAGCTGCGCGGAGGCGGTACCCAAGAAGTGGTGGTTTCATTTAGATGTGTGAATAGGCGGAGAGCCTACGATGGATAAGCATATGTGGGCAACCAAATTAAAACCTAACTTAACTATAACTTAACGCATGTGTGAGTTTTCCCTTCCCAGTAACActagaactcctctcactgctagaaactgtGTATGCCTGCATGAGGGATCAAGTTCATGGAGCAAGTACTGCCAAAGTGAGGTTATTGAAATGCTTTGCTGTGACGCGTCTCATTCGTTGGGACTTCGGatcatgtgttgggcaagtcACGAAGTATGGGTAAAATGTACATCCACTACAGTTTGAGTAAACCAATCTATTTGAAAAGCCGTGCTCGCAgatattgagcaccgggacatgtattacacttggctagactcttaACTTTTAAAATGATGAAACGGatgttgcatgatgattttgtaCTAGTAGATCAACTTCTCGGGAAGCGAGAAGGGGTAACCCCAGAAAACCATGATGACTCAGTGGCGGAAAGCTATCCTTAAAAACACAATAGATGGTGGACAGAATGTCGCTGATTAATGAACAATGGAACTAAAACTTGATTAGTCTATGCTTTCTTAGGCTTATgaaaagaattgcaaaattggtggtggtggcttgAATATCTtccatatgcattgttgttgcagtgacttgttgagtacgaACGGTTGGTATTCACCCTTTCTATTTACAAATTAATCAGGAGTACTATCAGGAGGTTGCCGAAGATGATAGCGTTCAGTAGGTCTTAgatacggtcgttgcctgtgacAATAACAATACCGCTGCATTAATTCTGCTGCCTTACCTTAATTCTGCTTTTGAATACATTCCAAACTATTTGGTTCTATGTTCCAGTCTATGCCTGTGGGCTCTATGATGTAATAAATCGCGCAAGACACTTTATGTATGTGCACTTGACAAAATCAGCTATGTAATCGTGAGTATCAGACTACTATTAACATGAATGATTCTTGTTATAAAAACAGGGGTCGTCACCACTATTCCTTTTTCTTGGGTCTTTTTTCCATATTACAAACTTAATAGCTGACATCCTTTTCTTTCAAAATCTGGTCAGAAGCAAGCCGTTGATCCTTTACGCACAAGAGAGGAAACTCACTAGGTATGGATGGAGATCGTTGGAAAACAGTGTAGTTATAATATTGTGAAACCTGGTAACTAAGCAGCAGCTAATTGGATCAAATTACCATGTTAGTGGCAAGGCAAAGTCTACGTTGTTCCATTGCATGTAGCATATACACTAAAACAGAGATGCACGAGAAGGGTTTTTGCATAATAAACCATTTTTCATGACCTACAGAGAGAACAGACATGAAAACAAGTACTTACTCACAGTTTACTACACCTGTAGCAAGAGATAAAATAATCATATCATGGTTATTTTGATCTGTCTAAACCTCATCGAGTAAGGGTCGATCCTGAACTGCAAACTTGATTATGAAGTTTCAGGAATAAGTACATGAATGTCTTCAGGTTGCCAGAAAACCGTACATAGATTGCAACAGCATAGGACAATAAGTGCAAAATATTGGATCATGACAATGACATGGCACAAATCGTTGGGATAGGATATTCTCAGTAACCagcagtaaaaaaataaaatggcaCTTCCTGTTCctaaccttttctctttttttatctgAATTTAAATTAGGAATACATGAAAAACTTCACATCCAGGACAGAGTTGCAAGGATGATACAATTACAAATGCACATAAAGTACTACGTTTGGATCCAGATCCAAATTCAAGATAAATACAGGATATGACTGGTAATCTAGCATTGAACCATGACCAACATATATGTCCTCAATACAACAGGCAATTCAAAATTGAACAATAATTAACAGACttcttttcaaataaaacgaaaggCAGAACCATTAAAAGCTATCTGCAATCTTTCCCTTCAGCAACAGTAAGATACCAGCATGGGAGCAACGTTGAATGAGGCTAAATCCTCAGCAAAGCACAACCAGAAATGCTCCCTCGACAATGTGTCATTGGTGATCCTGGTAGCCAGGTTGGTCTCTCACTAGTAACATTCAAGATATCAACATCAGATAGTGGCTTGATGCACTGATTTCTTGGCCCAGGTCCAATTACTCCACCAACCAGATATATGTTGTCTCCCAAACCAATCATCCCAAAACCTATCCTGCTTTGGAATTCAGATGCACACGACACCATCTTATCAGGGAAATTCACACCACGCTGCTTCATAATGCAACTATTGCTCAGCACATAAAGCTCCCCACGAACCATTGCCATCGGACCTTGCAGCCAAGAGTAGTCCTCAACAGCCCAAGCATTGCCATCTTCAAGAATCTGCACTGTTGGTAGGCCTTTGTGCAATACATGCATCTTACCCTTTATGACAAGTCCAGAGCATGCAGAGCTGTGTGCTTGACGTAGGTCAGGGAGAGGCTCCCACGTGTCAGCTTCAGGGTTATAAATCTCAGCCTTTGATATTGATTTGCGGCAATTTGTGAAGCCCCCAGCAACAATTATGTTCCCATCCAGTGCACAACAGGCAAACATTGCGCGAGCTACAAGCATTGGAGCCCTCTGGACCCATAAACGACAGAGAGGATCATAAGACCAAACCTCATTGCTTGCAAAGATCCTGTCATGGTCTCCAGTAAGTGGGTCAACTCGATCACTGCCACCACCAATTACATAGAGCTTGCCTGCAACCGAGGCCACTCCAAAACGAGCAATATTCCTAATCTGAGATGGCATGACAGGAAGGGTTATCCACTTATCTCGAAGAGGGTCATAAAGCTGCCACATGTTTTCAGGTTCAAATGCTAACACACATAACAGGTCTTCAGTCGCACTAATCTGATTCCTAACTTTGGAAAGCTCACCATTTCGAACAGATGCTCTCCAAGAATGGCAGACCATTTGAAGAACAGGATGGGACAAAAATGGCACCCGTGCAAGGCACTGAAGAGCAACTTCATTAGGGAGACCATCAATTAGTGTTGACATCATTGAGCACTCAAAGATATGATCTCATTATACAGCAAGAAAGTCGCAAGACTGAGCCTGAAAAATAATCAATATATGAAGTTATGATTACCGTACATGAAAAACTGCCAGGATTTTCAAATAAATGATCAGAGTTTCATCTTAAAGATATCATTCAAACTGATACTCAATGAAAAATGATATGATGCAAACAAAAGCAGCACTCAAACTTGAAACCAACACATAACAAACAATTAAGGCAACCACCCTAAAAGTGGCTGAAGGTGAGCGTGAAGGTTCATCACATTGTATATCTTCTATATTACGGATTTTGCCACAAAGAACTGAACATGATGCATCCAGTCTCATGATTGTCTACCTAGCCCACAGTAGAGGTAGCAATATATATGTGGGAGGTCTcttccaaaatatatttttaccaaAAGTAGTTTATTTTATTTGGAAGTAAGTTATAATGCCTAAGGATAGAAGGGATTTTATTCCAGTAAACATGAAAGCCAATATCAACCATGACACTTAATATGCATCTAATATGTTCTTCAAATTTCTGACTGTGAATGCAATATATGATGACAAACAACAACATGGCATCAGGGGAAAAGATTAGCCAATTGATTATGTACAAAAGTTGATGAAGTGGCATTGTACTTCTTTAAAACTCAATGGATTTTCACTCATGTTCCATATATATCCTCTAAGACAAATTGGTGTTCGGTCATCTCCATTTGACGAGGAAAAGCAGATAGCATATAGGTTACACTATCAATAGGCATTCATCCACAGTATTTCTTTCAGTGGCCACTAAGTTATACTATGAAGGAAAACAGTGCATTAAAGAATCAGAATAAGGTCATTTTGCGTCAAAGTTTTCAACTTTTCACTGAACATATCAAATTACAATAAATAGAATAAATATATGCATAAACGAAACAGAAAGCGTGTAATCTAAAAGGCCCACTAAAATTTGGCATTCTCCCACATTTCATATCCGTTACTAACATGAAATTAGAAACAAACTAAACCGAAAAGAATCCAAGATAGGGCAATAAAAGATTGATAAGAAGGAAGATTTCTCGATAAATAAGGAAGAGGGTAAATTACAGTTGGTGTACCCACAATACTAGTTACATTTTTCAGATAGAGAATATAAGCTAGGTATAAAGAAACTAAG
Above is a window of Oryza sativa Japonica Group chromosome 10, ASM3414082v1 DNA encoding:
- the LOC4348513 gene encoding F-box/kelch-repeat protein SKIP30; its protein translation is MMSTLIDGLPNEVALQCLARVPFLSHPVLQMVCHSWRASVRNGELSKVRNQISATEDLLCVLAFEPENMWQLYDPLRDKWITLPVMPSQIRNIARFGVASVAGKLYVIGGGSDRVDPLTGDHDRIFASNEVWSYDPLCRLWVQRAPMLVARAMFACCALDGNIIVAGGFTNCRKSISKAEIYNPEADTWEPLPDLRQAHSSACSGLVIKGKMHVLHKGLPTVQILEDGNAWAVEDYSWLQGPMAMVRGELYVLSNSCIMKQRGVNFPDKMVSCASEFQSRIGFGMIGLGDNIYLVGGVIGPGPRNQCIKPLSDVDILNVTSERPTWLPGSPMTHCRGSISGCALLRI